The genomic window TTCCATGGCACAAAAATATCATTGGAAAAATCAACCTTTCTTACTAGGTAATCCTGGTACAGCATCACTGACGCAAGCAATGAACATCAGTGGTATGTCCAAGTTGAAAAACCAAAAAGCTGTTTTCATTATTTCTCCACAATGGTTCACCAAGAGCGGTGCTAGAAGCGATGCCTTTAAGTATTACTTCTCTCCATTGCAAATGACAGGCTTTATCTTGAATTCCGACCACGGCGATAAGGATATGAATCAATATATCGCAAAGCGGATCATTCAACTTGGCATCAACAAAGGTTCTATCGAAAACGATGCGATCAGAAGAATCGCTGCAGGTGAACAGATCACTAGCTTTGAAAGATTTTATTTTGAAAGAAATAGATCTAGTCTTCAAAGCCAAGATGAGTTGTTTGGTTCAGCATTCTTGAATGACCATCAAGAAAGAATCGACAAGGCTACTAAACAATTGCCAGATACTTACGACTATAAGAATTTAAATAAATTGGCAATTAAATTAGCTAAGGAACATTCTCATGAAAATGATCTTCAAATTGGAGATTCTTTCTACAGAAGACAATTGAATCACCGAATCGCTCAATATAAGAATTCGCATACTAAAGCGGATTACTTACATTCGCCTGAATATAACGATTTCCAAGCGGTTTTGTATATGTTTAAACAAAATCACGTGCAAGTGATGTTTGTTATCCAACCTGTTAATAAGAAGTGGATGGAATATACTGGTATGCCGCAGAGTTCACTTGATAACTTTGATAAGAAGATCAAGTATCAATTGAATTCGCAAGGGTTCCATAATATCGTTGATTTGACTACGGTCAAGAATTCTAACTATATTGCTGAAGATACTATTCATATGGGTTGGCGTGGATGGTTGATGCTTGATAAGAAGCTGAAGCCTTATTATGAAGATAAGCATGCTGATCCGGCTCAAACGAAGTATAAGATGGATAATTATTTCTTGACGGATGATTGGGCTAATAATACTGATTTTAAATAGTTGTTTTGATTAAGTGATGCCTTTGTTGGTGTCACTTTTTTTGTTTGCGGTATGCGGTATGCGGGCCGGAGCCGGGGTGGTTCCGCTCTTTCGGCTCTGGAACGTAGTGGGTACACTTGAAGCTTACTGCAAGATCGGCAGCAATCTCCAAGCTGCACCTTCTACTAAGCACTGCTTCGCATTGCTAAGTAGAACTTCACTACTGAGGCCGAGCGCTCCACCACCCCGGCTCCTAAACAGAGTTAAATCAAATACTCTCTCTCTGGGTTGAAAGGGGGTATGCCTCTTGTTCTGGCAGAAAGTTTGGGTTGGTCGGTTCACTATGGTTTTTCGGTTTGGTGTCTCCGCTTCGCTTGACACCTCTTCAAACCCCGTCAAACCTCTTCAAACCCTCCAAATATAGCTTTCTTCTCTGATGTCTTCGCTTTGCTTGCCACTTCTTTCATTTTTTCCATGACTTTGGTCAACATTGTTATC from Companilactobacillus sp. includes these protein-coding regions:
- the dltD gene encoding D-alanyl-lipoteichoic acid biosynthesis protein DltD; amino-acid sequence: MKKKLWMIFGPVIIAIAALLILLWTPINFKTVTPEKVNQAATSLDARVLKGEDIKNTAEEENYIPIIGSSELSRMDPFHPSSMAQKYHWKNQPFLLGNPGTASLTQAMNISGMSKLKNQKAVFIISPQWFTKSGARSDAFKYYFSPLQMTGFILNSDHGDKDMNQYIAKRIIQLGINKGSIENDAIRRIAAGEQITSFERFYFERNRSSLQSQDELFGSAFLNDHQERIDKATKQLPDTYDYKNLNKLAIKLAKEHSHENDLQIGDSFYRRQLNHRIAQYKNSHTKADYLHSPEYNDFQAVLYMFKQNHVQVMFVIQPVNKKWMEYTGMPQSSLDNFDKKIKYQLNSQGFHNIVDLTTVKNSNYIAEDTIHMGWRGWLMLDKKLKPYYEDKHADPAQTKYKMDNYFLTDDWANNTDFK